A window from Deltaproteobacteria bacterium GWA2_45_12 encodes these proteins:
- a CDS encoding D-tyrosyl-tRNA(Tyr) deacylase: MKLVIQRVALASVTVDGKTIASVGQGLLILVGFTHSDTLEEIFPTIEKILKLRIFADQAKPINISIQDIQGEILLVPQFTLYADCKGGNRPSFIDAMKPEPAKILYEQFVKEFQKKWPKTSSGIFGADMKVSLVNDGPVTIVLPS; encoded by the coding sequence ATGAAACTCGTCATCCAACGCGTCGCTTTAGCCTCTGTAACTGTTGATGGCAAAACCATTGCCTCCGTCGGGCAGGGACTTCTCATTCTTGTTGGCTTCACGCATAGCGACACATTGGAAGAAATCTTTCCTACCATCGAAAAAATTTTGAAGCTAAGGATTTTTGCTGACCAGGCCAAGCCAATTAATATTTCCATCCAAGACATTCAAGGTGAAATATTGCTCGTTCCCCAATTCACTCTTTATGCCGATTGCAAAGGTGGCAATCGCCCGTCCTTTATTGACGCCATGAAACCGGAACCGGCCAAGATTTTGTATGAACAATTTGTAAAAGAGTTCCAAAAGAAATGGCCGAAGACTTCCTCAGGTATTTTTGGGGCTGATATGAAGGTAAGCCTGGTTAATGATGGTCCGGTGACGATTGTCTTGCCTTCATAG